The following proteins are co-located in the Triplophysa dalaica isolate WHDGS20190420 chromosome 2, ASM1584641v1, whole genome shotgun sequence genome:
- the LOC130436814 gene encoding calmodulin-regulated spectrin-associated protein 3 isoform X2 translates to MDASAAPVPEIRPLDRYDSTRAKIRASVRWLLSRAHGCEESVPAGLKEALSSDGEVTPAVEQLLLSCDLYSRAFASHPLTSIITAPPGDHSALLQVLDRYGAIPLERQNPVSETQLKHKPINMGAHLAVIDSLMSLSAMETVGRVKMSKQVDQFGGNTSWENSLLFWINKVNQKLRERCHVEENQKSNTCTDLQPVHPSCPQRWYWKLVPHAIAFCLKESGNKPPVIRYRKDKVQSEETAFFRVLSGVRDLSNGCAIAAALHFYCPQILLLEDVCLKETMCVADSLYNLQLIREFCVSHLKTHCCLPLEDFLYAPPTLHVNIMCFLSELLETFEVQKPDFVKPAHTLDLTDASDLLDCTSPINGNSNSGSPSFILKQSILPQSNSTSEGRGWSKKQMSRPLSALAFSIPFPLDSDVDVVMGNPLFRSVSTDSLTAVTNHNAYTPPEDLSKHIGQAPLGELATIEEALQIIHATRPVRNKPRLRPEGAPAGFYLHYPENDGARLSSSAPCKSGMMYRPMRGGPDSSGAKHGNVDSDTQEDLPKTPSSPANGPKTGHMTNFAECRKKALDSPGNSRPHDMGESFSPSAMMSPAGAAEAQELGARLEEKRKAIEAQKRRIEAIFTKHRQRLGKTAFLQLQKKEEEEGQSLTLEERLTRMEQQLQQEENKEKEEEKKKQEEEKKMNEELKNSNGDVVTPPKLEKQVTFSVDTKNGVEKEPPLGEYNEAVNKLSSALQTLQKDMQRLTEQQQRLMGRKTVSSPRNTPSNKTPSSNAWVIPSSPKLPATPPHLSRESTCIISPSGSPSRSSQPCDTPRSPKSTAPSTSRRHRNIAPKSPKRKHSSRPTELGFQPLTRVLTPPQNVDTLPHLRRGSPSQCQVQTSSSLRLGGPCTPQESPQQPDPAQESTPESGSSHHNTPIFTLELEAGPPSALPAELLGGGSSSGAPSECSFESDLLLSSACVKDERQDSEGAVTLEDDTDMEQGTEIFSSDSMSDQTDTESRLGLDVFFKEAGLSEEEMAQKRAILLERQQRRAHEIKSWKHSQDPEASQKSSMDDLRRSHTQPLSQSLPNSYGPPATSQAIAPGTPLRWGAFTRAEYERRHQLKIMEDLEKVLKQKPTKQSGKKQHRAHKNNELAHSPRKNQTAKQKDGGSADKHVSHSDSPSKVQSSGQLANHNAGKDWENGSNASSPAPIPEYTGPKLFKEPSFKSNKFIIHNALAHCCLAGKVNEFQKNKIVEEMEKSSASHFMILLRDSNCQFRAVYSPDGQSDELHRVCGVGPRVIPSSAVGAIYKYSSDRKQFSVLPSRTLSMSVDAFTIPAHLWHAKKHGTPKKVDTPK, encoded by the exons AAAGTGTTCCCGCGGGTCTGAAGGAGGCACTGTCCTCAGATGGAGAGGTCACTCCTGCCGTTGAGCAGCTCCTGTTGTCATGTGATCTGTACAGTCGTGCCTTCGCCTCACATCCTCTCACCAGCATCATCACAGCTCCCCCTGGAGACCACAGCGCCCTCCTGCAGGTGCTCGATCGGTACGGAGCCATTCCGCTGGAGCGCCAGAACCCCGTCAGCGAGACGCAGCTGAAACACAAACCCATCAACATG GGTGCGCACCTGGCAGTGATCGATTCGTTGATGTCACTGAGTGCCATGGAAACGGTGGGGCGTGTCAAGATGTCGAAGCAAGTCGATCAGTTTGGAGGCAATACCAGCTGGGAAAACTCTCTTCTCTTCTGGATCAACAAG GTGAATCAGAAGTTGAGGGAAAGATGTCATGTGGAGGAGAATCAGAAATCAAACACCTGCACTGACCTCCAACCAGTTCATCCCTCT TGTCCACAGCGCTGGTATTGGAAACTGGTTCCA CATGCCATCGCATTTTGTTTGAAGGAGTCTGGGAATAAACCTCCGGTG atccGTTACAGGAAAGATAAAGTTCAGTCTGAAGAGACAGCGTTTTTTCGTGTATTGTCTGGTGTAAGGGATCTGTCGAACGGTTGTGCTATTGCTGCTGCTCTTCACTTCTACTGTCCTCAGATTCTGCTACTGGAgg aTGTGTGTCTGAAGGAGACCATGTGTGTGGCAGATAGTTTGTATAATCTGCAGTTGATCAGAGAGTTTTGTGTGAGTCATCTGAAAACTCACTGCTGCTTACCGCTGGAGGATTTTCTGTATGCTCCGCCCACTTTACAT GTGAACATCATGTGCTTCCTGTCAGAGCTGCTGGAGACGTTTGAAGTACAGAAACCAGATTTCGTCAAGCCTGCACACACACTGGACCTGACCG ATGCATCAGATCTGCTCGACTGCACAAGTCCAATCAATGGCAACAGCAACAG CGGCTCCCCGTCTTTCATTCTGAAACAGTCGATCCTGCCTCAGTCGAATTCTACATCGG AGGGACGAGGCTGGAGCAAAAAACAAATGAG TCGTCCTCTCTCTGCTTTGGCCTTCAGCATCCCGTTCCCTCTGGACAGTGACGTTGATGTTGTTATGGGCAACCCTCTATTCCGTTCCGTCAGCACTGATAGTCTCACCGCGGTAACCAACCATAACGCGTACACGCCCCCCGAGGATTTGAGTAAGCACATTGGTCAGGCTCCTCTAGGGGAGTTAGCCACAATAGAAGAAGCCTTACAGATCATTCATGCCACCCGTCCCGTGCGCAACAAGCCCCGTCTGCGGCCCGAGGGGGCGCCGGCTGGCTTTTATCTGCACTATCCTGAAAACGACGGGGCCAGGTTAAGCAGCTCTGCCCCCTGTAAATCAGGAATGATGTATCGACCAATGAGAGGAGGGCCTGATAGCAGTGGAGCCAAACATGGAAATGTAGACTCTGACACACAGGAAGATCTCCCCAAAACCCCCTCCAGTCCGGCAAACGGGCCCAAGACCGGTCACATGACTAACTTTGCTGAATGTAGAAAGAAGGCGCTGGATTCTCCAGGTAACTCCAGACCACATGACATGGGGGAATCATTCAGCCCCTCAGCGATGATGAGTCCTGCTGGAGCAGCAGAGGCACAGGAGCTCGGGGCACGCTTGGAGGAGAAACGCAAGGCCATAGAAGCTCAGAAGAGACGGATCGAGGCTATCTttaccaaacacagacagaggCTGGGCAAGACTGCCTTCCTCCAGCTTCagaagaaagaggaagaagagggaCAGTCGCTCACTTTGGAAGAACGATTGACACGAATGGAGCAGCAGCTTCAACAGGAggagaacaaagagaaagaggaggagaagaagaaacaggaggaggagaaaaaaatgaatgaggaACTAAAGAATAGCAACGGCGACGTTGTAACGCCGCccaaactggagaaacaggtgaccTTCTCCGTTGATACAAAGAACGGGGTGGAGAAAGAGCCACCGCTGGGTGAGTACAATGAGGCCGTAAATAAGCTAAGCTCCGCCCTTCAAACCCTGCAAAAGGACATGCAGCGCCTCACAGAACAGCAGCAAAGGCTAATGGGAAGGAAAACTGTGAGTTCTCCGAGAAACACCCCCTCAAATAAGACGCCTTCCAGCAATGCATGGGTTATCCCATCCTCTCCCAAACTCCCTGCCACACCCCCTCATCTTTCAAGAGAATCCACCTGTATCATTTCACCGTCTGGATCTCCGTCACGTTCCAGTCAACCCTGTGACACTCCCAGATCCCCCAAAAGCACAGCACCGTCTACATCGCGCAGGCACCGCAACATTGCTCCAAAGAGCCCGAAACGGAAACATTCTTCTCGGCCAACAGAACTCGGTTTCCAGCCCCTCACACGAGTCTTGACGCCACCGCAGAATGTTGACACGCTCCCTCATCTACGACGAGGCTCTCCGAGTCAGTGTCAGGTGCAGACCTCCTCCTCACTACGGCTTGGAGGTCCTTGCACGCCGCAAGAGTCTCCACAACAACCTGACCCGGCACAAGAGAGCACACCGGAGTCGGGATCCAGTCACCATAACACACCAATCTTCACCCTGGAGCTGGAGGCTGGACCTCCGTCTGCGCTCCCAGCAGAACTGTTAGGGGGTGGGAGCAGTTCAGGAGCCCCATCAGAGTGCTCGTTTGAAAGCGACTTGCTCCTCAGCAGTGCTTGCGTTAAAGACGAGAGGCAGGATAGTGAGGGTGCCGTCACACTGGAGGATGACACGGATATGGAGCAGGGTACAGAAATATTCTCATCCGATTCCATGAGTGACCAGACCGACACTGAGAGCCGGCTGGGGCTTGATGTTTTCTTCAAG gAGGCTGGACTTTCAGAGGAGGAGATGGCCCAGAAAAGAGCAATACTGTTAGAGCGACAGCAAAGACGAGCTCATGAGATCAAGAGCTGGAAACACAGCCAAGACCCCGAGGCCAG TCAAAAGTCTTCCATGGATGACCTGCGACGATCTCATACTCAGCCCCTTTCACAGTCACTGCCCAACTCATACGGCCCACCGGCTACTTCGCAGGCCATAGCCCCAGGCACGCCCCTGCGGTGGGGAGCATTTACACGGGCGGAGTATGAAAGACGCCATCAGCTGAAGATTATGGAGGATCTGGAGAAGGTTCTCAAACAGAAACCAACAAAGCAAAGTGGCAAAAAACAGCACAGAGCACACAAAAACAACGAGCTCGCACACTCGCCGAGGAAGAACCAAACAG CTAAGCAGAAGGACGGTGGATCAGCTGATAAACATGTCAG CCATTCAGATTCTCCCTCAAAGGTGCAGTCTTCTGGGCAGCTGGCCAATCATAATGCAGGGAAAGACTGGGAAAATGGATCCAATGCCTCCTCTCCAGCGCCCATCCCAGAGTACACTG GTCCTAAGTTGTTCAAGGAACCCAGCTTTAAATCCAACAAGTTCATCATTCACAACGCTCTCGCGCACTGCTGCCTTGCAGGCAAAGTCAATGAGTTTCAGAAAAACAAGATTGTGGAG GAGATGGAGAAGAGCTCGGCCAGTCATTTTATGATCCTGCTGCGGGATTCCAACTGTCAGTTCCGTGCCGTCTACAGTCCAGACGGCCAATCAGATGAGCTGCATCGAGTCTGCGGCGTCGGCCCACGTGTCATTCCCTCTTCGGCTGTGGGGGCCATCTATAAATACAGCTCGGACCGCAAGCAGTTCAGCGTGCTTCCGTCGCGTACCCTGAGCATGAGCGTGGATGCTTTCACTATCCCCGCCCACCTGTGGCATGCCAAGAAACATGGCACACCCAAAAAAGTAGACACACCCAAATAA
- the LOC130436814 gene encoding calmodulin-regulated spectrin-associated protein 3 isoform X1 translates to MDASAAPVPEIRPLDRYDSTRAKIRASVRWLLSRAHGCEESVPAGLKEALSSDGEVTPAVEQLLLSCDLYSRAFASHPLTSIITAPPGDHSALLQVLDRYGAIPLERQNPVSETQLKHKPINMGAHLAVIDSLMSLSAMETVGRVKMSKQVDQFGGNTSWENSLLFWINKVNQKLRERCHVEENQKSNTCTDLQPVHPSCPQRWYWKLVPHAIAFCLKESGNKPPVIRYRKDKVQSEETAFFRVLSGVRDLSNGCAIAAALHFYCPQILLLEDVCLKETMCVADSLYNLQLIREFCVSHLKTHCCLPLEDFLYAPPTLHVNIMCFLSELLETFEVQKPDFVKPAHTLDLTDASDLLDCTSPINGNSNSGSPSFILKQSILPQSNSTSEGRGWSKKQMSRPLSALAFSIPFPLDSDVDVVMGNPLFRSVSTDSLTAVTNHNAYTPPEDLSKHIGQAPLGELATIEEALQIIHATRPVRNKPRLRPEGAPAGFYLHYPENDGARLSSSAPCKSGMMYRPMRGGPDSSGAKHGNVDSDTQEDLPKTPSSPANGPKTGHMTNFAECRKKALDSPGNSRPHDMGESFSPSAMMSPAGAAEAQELGARLEEKRKAIEAQKRRIEAIFTKHRQRLGKTAFLQLQKKEEEEGQSLTLEERLTRMEQQLQQEENKEKEEEKKKQEEEKKMNEELKNSNGDVVTPPKLEKQVTFSVDTKNGVEKEPPLGEYNEAVNKLSSALQTLQKDMQRLTEQQQRLMGRKTVSSPRNTPSNKTPSSNAWVIPSSPKLPATPPHLSRESTCIISPSGSPSRSSQPCDTPRSPKSTAPSTSRRHRNIAPKSPKRKHSSRPTELGFQPLTRVLTPPQNVDTLPHLRRGSPSQCQVQTSSSLRLGGPCTPQESPQQPDPAQESTPESGSSHHNTPIFTLELEAGPPSALPAELLGGGSSSGAPSECSFESDLLLSSACVKDERQDSEGAVTLEDDTDMEQGTEIFSSDSMSDQTDTESRLGLDVFFKEAGLSEEEMAQKRAILLERQQRRAHEIKSWKHSQDPEASSQKSSMDDLRRSHTQPLSQSLPNSYGPPATSQAIAPGTPLRWGAFTRAEYERRHQLKIMEDLEKVLKQKPTKQSGKKQHRAHKNNELAHSPRKNQTAKQKDGGSADKHVSHSDSPSKVQSSGQLANHNAGKDWENGSNASSPAPIPEYTGPKLFKEPSFKSNKFIIHNALAHCCLAGKVNEFQKNKIVEEMEKSSASHFMILLRDSNCQFRAVYSPDGQSDELHRVCGVGPRVIPSSAVGAIYKYSSDRKQFSVLPSRTLSMSVDAFTIPAHLWHAKKHGTPKKVDTPK, encoded by the exons AAAGTGTTCCCGCGGGTCTGAAGGAGGCACTGTCCTCAGATGGAGAGGTCACTCCTGCCGTTGAGCAGCTCCTGTTGTCATGTGATCTGTACAGTCGTGCCTTCGCCTCACATCCTCTCACCAGCATCATCACAGCTCCCCCTGGAGACCACAGCGCCCTCCTGCAGGTGCTCGATCGGTACGGAGCCATTCCGCTGGAGCGCCAGAACCCCGTCAGCGAGACGCAGCTGAAACACAAACCCATCAACATG GGTGCGCACCTGGCAGTGATCGATTCGTTGATGTCACTGAGTGCCATGGAAACGGTGGGGCGTGTCAAGATGTCGAAGCAAGTCGATCAGTTTGGAGGCAATACCAGCTGGGAAAACTCTCTTCTCTTCTGGATCAACAAG GTGAATCAGAAGTTGAGGGAAAGATGTCATGTGGAGGAGAATCAGAAATCAAACACCTGCACTGACCTCCAACCAGTTCATCCCTCT TGTCCACAGCGCTGGTATTGGAAACTGGTTCCA CATGCCATCGCATTTTGTTTGAAGGAGTCTGGGAATAAACCTCCGGTG atccGTTACAGGAAAGATAAAGTTCAGTCTGAAGAGACAGCGTTTTTTCGTGTATTGTCTGGTGTAAGGGATCTGTCGAACGGTTGTGCTATTGCTGCTGCTCTTCACTTCTACTGTCCTCAGATTCTGCTACTGGAgg aTGTGTGTCTGAAGGAGACCATGTGTGTGGCAGATAGTTTGTATAATCTGCAGTTGATCAGAGAGTTTTGTGTGAGTCATCTGAAAACTCACTGCTGCTTACCGCTGGAGGATTTTCTGTATGCTCCGCCCACTTTACAT GTGAACATCATGTGCTTCCTGTCAGAGCTGCTGGAGACGTTTGAAGTACAGAAACCAGATTTCGTCAAGCCTGCACACACACTGGACCTGACCG ATGCATCAGATCTGCTCGACTGCACAAGTCCAATCAATGGCAACAGCAACAG CGGCTCCCCGTCTTTCATTCTGAAACAGTCGATCCTGCCTCAGTCGAATTCTACATCGG AGGGACGAGGCTGGAGCAAAAAACAAATGAG TCGTCCTCTCTCTGCTTTGGCCTTCAGCATCCCGTTCCCTCTGGACAGTGACGTTGATGTTGTTATGGGCAACCCTCTATTCCGTTCCGTCAGCACTGATAGTCTCACCGCGGTAACCAACCATAACGCGTACACGCCCCCCGAGGATTTGAGTAAGCACATTGGTCAGGCTCCTCTAGGGGAGTTAGCCACAATAGAAGAAGCCTTACAGATCATTCATGCCACCCGTCCCGTGCGCAACAAGCCCCGTCTGCGGCCCGAGGGGGCGCCGGCTGGCTTTTATCTGCACTATCCTGAAAACGACGGGGCCAGGTTAAGCAGCTCTGCCCCCTGTAAATCAGGAATGATGTATCGACCAATGAGAGGAGGGCCTGATAGCAGTGGAGCCAAACATGGAAATGTAGACTCTGACACACAGGAAGATCTCCCCAAAACCCCCTCCAGTCCGGCAAACGGGCCCAAGACCGGTCACATGACTAACTTTGCTGAATGTAGAAAGAAGGCGCTGGATTCTCCAGGTAACTCCAGACCACATGACATGGGGGAATCATTCAGCCCCTCAGCGATGATGAGTCCTGCTGGAGCAGCAGAGGCACAGGAGCTCGGGGCACGCTTGGAGGAGAAACGCAAGGCCATAGAAGCTCAGAAGAGACGGATCGAGGCTATCTttaccaaacacagacagaggCTGGGCAAGACTGCCTTCCTCCAGCTTCagaagaaagaggaagaagagggaCAGTCGCTCACTTTGGAAGAACGATTGACACGAATGGAGCAGCAGCTTCAACAGGAggagaacaaagagaaagaggaggagaagaagaaacaggaggaggagaaaaaaatgaatgaggaACTAAAGAATAGCAACGGCGACGTTGTAACGCCGCccaaactggagaaacaggtgaccTTCTCCGTTGATACAAAGAACGGGGTGGAGAAAGAGCCACCGCTGGGTGAGTACAATGAGGCCGTAAATAAGCTAAGCTCCGCCCTTCAAACCCTGCAAAAGGACATGCAGCGCCTCACAGAACAGCAGCAAAGGCTAATGGGAAGGAAAACTGTGAGTTCTCCGAGAAACACCCCCTCAAATAAGACGCCTTCCAGCAATGCATGGGTTATCCCATCCTCTCCCAAACTCCCTGCCACACCCCCTCATCTTTCAAGAGAATCCACCTGTATCATTTCACCGTCTGGATCTCCGTCACGTTCCAGTCAACCCTGTGACACTCCCAGATCCCCCAAAAGCACAGCACCGTCTACATCGCGCAGGCACCGCAACATTGCTCCAAAGAGCCCGAAACGGAAACATTCTTCTCGGCCAACAGAACTCGGTTTCCAGCCCCTCACACGAGTCTTGACGCCACCGCAGAATGTTGACACGCTCCCTCATCTACGACGAGGCTCTCCGAGTCAGTGTCAGGTGCAGACCTCCTCCTCACTACGGCTTGGAGGTCCTTGCACGCCGCAAGAGTCTCCACAACAACCTGACCCGGCACAAGAGAGCACACCGGAGTCGGGATCCAGTCACCATAACACACCAATCTTCACCCTGGAGCTGGAGGCTGGACCTCCGTCTGCGCTCCCAGCAGAACTGTTAGGGGGTGGGAGCAGTTCAGGAGCCCCATCAGAGTGCTCGTTTGAAAGCGACTTGCTCCTCAGCAGTGCTTGCGTTAAAGACGAGAGGCAGGATAGTGAGGGTGCCGTCACACTGGAGGATGACACGGATATGGAGCAGGGTACAGAAATATTCTCATCCGATTCCATGAGTGACCAGACCGACACTGAGAGCCGGCTGGGGCTTGATGTTTTCTTCAAG gAGGCTGGACTTTCAGAGGAGGAGATGGCCCAGAAAAGAGCAATACTGTTAGAGCGACAGCAAAGACGAGCTCATGAGATCAAGAGCTGGAAACACAGCCAAGACCCCGAGGCCAG CAGTCAAAAGTCTTCCATGGATGACCTGCGACGATCTCATACTCAGCCCCTTTCACAGTCACTGCCCAACTCATACGGCCCACCGGCTACTTCGCAGGCCATAGCCCCAGGCACGCCCCTGCGGTGGGGAGCATTTACACGGGCGGAGTATGAAAGACGCCATCAGCTGAAGATTATGGAGGATCTGGAGAAGGTTCTCAAACAGAAACCAACAAAGCAAAGTGGCAAAAAACAGCACAGAGCACACAAAAACAACGAGCTCGCACACTCGCCGAGGAAGAACCAAACAG CTAAGCAGAAGGACGGTGGATCAGCTGATAAACATGTCAG CCATTCAGATTCTCCCTCAAAGGTGCAGTCTTCTGGGCAGCTGGCCAATCATAATGCAGGGAAAGACTGGGAAAATGGATCCAATGCCTCCTCTCCAGCGCCCATCCCAGAGTACACTG GTCCTAAGTTGTTCAAGGAACCCAGCTTTAAATCCAACAAGTTCATCATTCACAACGCTCTCGCGCACTGCTGCCTTGCAGGCAAAGTCAATGAGTTTCAGAAAAACAAGATTGTGGAG GAGATGGAGAAGAGCTCGGCCAGTCATTTTATGATCCTGCTGCGGGATTCCAACTGTCAGTTCCGTGCCGTCTACAGTCCAGACGGCCAATCAGATGAGCTGCATCGAGTCTGCGGCGTCGGCCCACGTGTCATTCCCTCTTCGGCTGTGGGGGCCATCTATAAATACAGCTCGGACCGCAAGCAGTTCAGCGTGCTTCCGTCGCGTACCCTGAGCATGAGCGTGGATGCTTTCACTATCCCCGCCCACCTGTGGCATGCCAAGAAACATGGCACACCCAAAAAAGTAGACACACCCAAATAA